The Papio anubis isolate 15944 chromosome 1, Panubis1.0, whole genome shotgun sequence genome window below encodes:
- the SRRM1 gene encoding serine/arginine repetitive matrix protein 1 isoform X14, with protein MMQINLTGFLNGKNAREFMGELWPLLLSAQENIAGIPSAFLELKKEEIKQRQIEQEKLASMKKQDEDKDKRDKEEKESSREKRERSRSPRRRKSRSPSPRRRSSPVRRERKRSHSRSPRHRTKSRSPSPAPEKKEKTPELPEPSVKVKEPSVQEATSTSDILKVPKPEPIPEPKEPSPEKNSKKEKEKEKARPRSRSRSKSRSRTRSRSPSHTRPRRRHRSRSRSYSPRRRPSPRRRPSPRRRTPPRRMPPPPRHRRSRSPVRRRRRSSASLSGSSSSSSSSRSRSPPKKPPKRTSSPPRKTRRLSPSASPPRRRHRPSPPATPPPKTRHSPTPQQSNRTRKSRVSVSPGRTSGKVTKHKGTEKRESPSPAPKPRKVELSESEEDKGGKMAAADSVQQRRQYRRQNQQSSSDSGSSSSSEDERPKRSHVKNGEVGRRRRHSPSRSASPSPRKRQKETSPRMQMGKRWQSPVTKSGRRRRSPSPPPTRRRRSPSPAPPPRRRRTPTPPPRRRTPSPPPRRRSPSPRRYSPPIQRRYSPSPPPKRRTASPPPPPKRRASPSPPPKRRVSHSPPPKQRSSPVTKRRSPSLSSKHRKGSSPSRSTREARSPQPNKRHSPSPRPRAPQTSSSPPPVRRGASSSPQRRQSPSPSTRPIRRVSRTPEPKKIKKVASPSPQSVRRVSSSRSVSGSPEPAAKKPPAPPSPVQSQSPSTNWSPAVPVKKAKSPTPSPSPPRNSDQEGGGKKKKKKKDKKHKKDKKHKKHKKHKKEKAVAAAAAAAVTPAAVAAATTTLAQEEPVAVPEPKKETESEAEDNLDDLEKHLREKALRSMRKAQVSPQS; from the exons ATGATGCAAATCAACCTGACTGGATTTTTGAATGGAAAAAATGCTCGAGAATTTATGGGAGAACTGTGGCCCCTGCTGCTAAGTGCACAAGAAAACATCGCAGGAATCCCTTCTGCTTTCCTAgaactgaagaaagaagaaataaaacaaagacag ATTGAACAAGAAAAATTGGCATCTATGAAAAAGCAAGATGAAGACAAAGATAAAAGggataaggaagaaaaagaaagcagcagaGAAAAAAGGGAGAGGTCTCGTAGCCCAAGAAG ACGCAAATCCAGATCTCCTTCCCCTAGAAGACGATCTTCCCCtgtcaggagagagagaaagcgcaGTCATTCTCGATCTCCCCGTCACAGAACCAAGAGCCGGAGTCCTTCCCCTGctccagaaaagaaggaaaaaactccAGAGCTCCCAGAACCTTCAGTGAAAGTAAAAGAACCTTCAGTACAAGAGGCTACTTCTACTAG TGACATTCTGAAAGTTCCCAAACCTGAACCTATACCAGAGCCTAAAGAAccttctccagaaaaaaattctaaaaaagaaaaggagaaggagaaggccCGACCACGATCTCGGTCACGCTCCAAATCAAGATCCCGGACGCGGTCCCGCTCTCCTTCTCACACTCGACCTAGACGGCGCCATAGATCCCGATCAAG ATCGTATTCACCTAGAAGGCGGCCAAGCCCAAGAAGGCGGCCATCTCCTCGGAGAAGAACTCCACCAAGAAGAATGCCTCCTCCACCAAGGCATAGAAGGAGTAGATCGCCTGTAAGAcg AAGAAGACGTTCTTCAGCATCCTTGTCTGGGAGTAGCTCATCATCCTCTTCATCTCGTTCACGGTCACCACCAAAGAAGCCTCCCAAGAGGACATCCAGCCCCCCTCGGAAAACTCGTAGGTTATCTCCTTCAGCAAGTCCTCCAAGGCGAAGGCACAGGCCATCACCTCCTGCAACTCCACCACCCAAAACTCGGCATTCCCCAACACCCCAGCAGTCAAACCGTACAAGAAAAAGTCGTGTTTCCGTGTCTCCAGGGAGAACTTCAGGTAAAG TGACAAAACATAAAGGTACTGAGAAAAGAGAATCCCCTTCACCAGCACCGAAGCCTAGAAAAGTAGAGTTATCTGAATCGG AAGAAGATAAAGGTGGCAAAATGGCTGCAGCAGATTCTGTGCAGCAGAGACGCCAATACAGACGACAAAACCAGCAGTCTTCATCTG ActctggctcctcctcctcctcagaagATGAACGACCCAAGAGGTCCCATGTGAAGAATGGTGAGGTTGGCAGGCGGCGGAGACATTCCCCTTCCCGGAGTGCTTCTCCATCACCACGAAAGCGGCAAAAAGAGACTTCCCCTCG GATGCAGATGGGAAAGCGATGGCAATCGCCAGTGACTAAAAG TGGTAGACGGAGGAGAAGTCCATCCCCACCACCCACCAGAAGGCGACGGTCTCCTTCTCCCGCCCCTCCTCCTCGACGGCGCAGGACTCCCACACCACCACCACGACGAAG GactccttctcctcccccacgCCGGCGCTCACCTTCTCCTAGAAGATACTCTCCTCCAATACAGAGGAGATACTCTCCTTCTCCACCTCCAAAGAGAAGAACGGCTTCACCTCCTCCCCCTCCTAAACGAAGAGCATCACCATCTCCACCACCAAAGCGGCGGGTCTCCCATTCTCCACCTCCCAAACAAAGAAGCTCCCCAGTCACCAAGAGACGTTCACCTTCATTATCATCCAAGCATAGGAAAGGGTCTTCCCCAAGCCGATCTACCCGGGAGGCCCGATCACCACAACCAAACAAACGGCATTCGCCCTCACCACGGCCTCGAGCTCCTCAGACCTCCTCAAGTCCTCCACCTGTTCGAAGAGGAGCGTCATCATCACCCCAAAGAAGGCAGTCCCCGTCTCCAAGTACTAGGCCCATTAGGAGAGTCTCCAGGACTCCGGAacctaaaaagataaaaaa GGTTGCTTCCCCAAGCCCACAGTCTGTAAGGAGGGTCTCATCCTCCCGATCTGTCTCCGGGTCTCCTGAGCCAGCAGCTAAAAAGCCCCCAGCACCTCCATCCCCTGTCCAGTCTCAGTCACCATCTACAAACTGGTCACCAGCTGTACCGGTCAAAAAGGCCAAAAGCCCAACACCGAGCCCATCACCGCCAAGA AATTCAGATCAAGAAGGaggtggaaagaaaaagaagaaaaagaaggacaagaaacacaaaaaggaTAAGAAGCACAAGAAGCACAAAAAACACAAGAAGGAAAAGGCTGTggctgcagctgctgcagctgctgtgacCCCTGCAGCCGTTGCAGCTGCCACAACCACATTAGCACAGGAAGAGCCGGTGGCAGTGCCAGAGCCGAAGAAG gagactgAAAGTGAAGCTGAAGATAACCTTGATGATTTAGAAAAGCACCTGCGTGAAAAGGCCCTGAGATCAATGAGGAAGGCCCAAGTGTCCCCACAGTCTTAG
- the SRRM1 gene encoding serine/arginine repetitive matrix protein 1 isoform X22, whose translation MMQINLTGFLNGKNAREFMGELWPLLLSAQENIAGIPSAFLELKKEEIKQRQIEQEKLASMKKQDEDKDKRDKEEKESSREKRERSRSPRRTKSRSPSPAPEKKEKTPELPEPSVKVKEPSVQEATSTSDILKVPKPEPIPEPKEPSPEKNSKKEKEKEKARPRSRSRSKSRSRTRSRSPSHTRPRRRHRSRSRSYSPRRRPSPRRRPSPRRRTPPRRMPPPPRHRRSRSPVRRRRRSSASLSGSSSSSSSSRSRSPPKKPPKRTSSPPRKTRRLSPSASPPRRRHRPSPPATPPPKTRHSPTPQQSNRTRKSRVSVSPGRTSGKVTKHKGTEKRESPSPAPKPRKVELSESEDKGGKMAAADSVQQRRQYRRQNQQSSSDSGSSSSSEDERPKRSHVKNGEVGRRRRHSPSRSASPSPRKRQKETSPRMQMGKRWQSPVTKSGRRRRSPSPPPTRRRRSPSPAPPPRRRRTPTPPPRRRTPSPPPRRRSPSPRRYSPPIQRRYSPSPPPKRRTASPPPPPKRRASPSPPPKRRVSHSPPPKQRSSPVTKRRSPSLSSKHRKGSSPSRSTREARSPQPNKRHSPSPRPRAPQTSSSPPPVRRGASSSPQRRQSPSPSTRPIRRVSRTPEPKKIKKVASPSPQSVRRVSSSRSVSGSPEPAAKKPPAPPSPVQSQSPSTNWSPAVPVKKAKSPTPSPSPPRNSDQEGGGKKKKKKKDKKHKKDKKHKKHKKHKKEKAVAAAAAAAVTPAAVAAATTTLAQEEPVAVPEPKKETESEAEDNLDDLEKHLREKALRSMRKAQVSPQS comes from the exons ATGATGCAAATCAACCTGACTGGATTTTTGAATGGAAAAAATGCTCGAGAATTTATGGGAGAACTGTGGCCCCTGCTGCTAAGTGCACAAGAAAACATCGCAGGAATCCCTTCTGCTTTCCTAgaactgaagaaagaagaaataaaacaaagacag ATTGAACAAGAAAAATTGGCATCTATGAAAAAGCAAGATGAAGACAAAGATAAAAGggataaggaagaaaaagaaagcagcagaGAAAAAAGGGAGAGGTCTCGTAGCCCAAGAAG AACCAAGAGCCGGAGTCCTTCCCCTGctccagaaaagaaggaaaaaactccAGAGCTCCCAGAACCTTCAGTGAAAGTAAAAGAACCTTCAGTACAAGAGGCTACTTCTACTAG TGACATTCTGAAAGTTCCCAAACCTGAACCTATACCAGAGCCTAAAGAAccttctccagaaaaaaattctaaaaaagaaaaggagaaggagaaggccCGACCACGATCTCGGTCACGCTCCAAATCAAGATCCCGGACGCGGTCCCGCTCTCCTTCTCACACTCGACCTAGACGGCGCCATAGATCCCGATCAAG ATCGTATTCACCTAGAAGGCGGCCAAGCCCAAGAAGGCGGCCATCTCCTCGGAGAAGAACTCCACCAAGAAGAATGCCTCCTCCACCAAGGCATAGAAGGAGTAGATCGCCTGTAAGAcg AAGAAGACGTTCTTCAGCATCCTTGTCTGGGAGTAGCTCATCATCCTCTTCATCTCGTTCACGGTCACCACCAAAGAAGCCTCCCAAGAGGACATCCAGCCCCCCTCGGAAAACTCGTAGGTTATCTCCTTCAGCAAGTCCTCCAAGGCGAAGGCACAGGCCATCACCTCCTGCAACTCCACCACCCAAAACTCGGCATTCCCCAACACCCCAGCAGTCAAACCGTACAAGAAAAAGTCGTGTTTCCGTGTCTCCAGGGAGAACTTCAGGTAAAG TGACAAAACATAAAGGTACTGAGAAAAGAGAATCCCCTTCACCAGCACCGAAGCCTAGAAAAGTAGAGTTATCTGAATCGG AAGATAAAGGTGGCAAAATGGCTGCAGCAGATTCTGTGCAGCAGAGACGCCAATACAGACGACAAAACCAGCAGTCTTCATCTG ActctggctcctcctcctcctcagaagATGAACGACCCAAGAGGTCCCATGTGAAGAATGGTGAGGTTGGCAGGCGGCGGAGACATTCCCCTTCCCGGAGTGCTTCTCCATCACCACGAAAGCGGCAAAAAGAGACTTCCCCTCG GATGCAGATGGGAAAGCGATGGCAATCGCCAGTGACTAAAAG TGGTAGACGGAGGAGAAGTCCATCCCCACCACCCACCAGAAGGCGACGGTCTCCTTCTCCCGCCCCTCCTCCTCGACGGCGCAGGACTCCCACACCACCACCACGACGAAG GactccttctcctcccccacgCCGGCGCTCACCTTCTCCTAGAAGATACTCTCCTCCAATACAGAGGAGATACTCTCCTTCTCCACCTCCAAAGAGAAGAACGGCTTCACCTCCTCCCCCTCCTAAACGAAGAGCATCACCATCTCCACCACCAAAGCGGCGGGTCTCCCATTCTCCACCTCCCAAACAAAGAAGCTCCCCAGTCACCAAGAGACGTTCACCTTCATTATCATCCAAGCATAGGAAAGGGTCTTCCCCAAGCCGATCTACCCGGGAGGCCCGATCACCACAACCAAACAAACGGCATTCGCCCTCACCACGGCCTCGAGCTCCTCAGACCTCCTCAAGTCCTCCACCTGTTCGAAGAGGAGCGTCATCATCACCCCAAAGAAGGCAGTCCCCGTCTCCAAGTACTAGGCCCATTAGGAGAGTCTCCAGGACTCCGGAacctaaaaagataaaaaa GGTTGCTTCCCCAAGCCCACAGTCTGTAAGGAGGGTCTCATCCTCCCGATCTGTCTCCGGGTCTCCTGAGCCAGCAGCTAAAAAGCCCCCAGCACCTCCATCCCCTGTCCAGTCTCAGTCACCATCTACAAACTGGTCACCAGCTGTACCGGTCAAAAAGGCCAAAAGCCCAACACCGAGCCCATCACCGCCAAGA AATTCAGATCAAGAAGGaggtggaaagaaaaagaagaaaaagaaggacaagaaacacaaaaaggaTAAGAAGCACAAGAAGCACAAAAAACACAAGAAGGAAAAGGCTGTggctgcagctgctgcagctgctgtgacCCCTGCAGCCGTTGCAGCTGCCACAACCACATTAGCACAGGAAGAGCCGGTGGCAGTGCCAGAGCCGAAGAAG gagactgAAAGTGAAGCTGAAGATAACCTTGATGATTTAGAAAAGCACCTGCGTGAAAAGGCCCTGAGATCAATGAGGAAGGCCCAAGTGTCCCCACAGTCTTAG
- the SRRM1 gene encoding serine/arginine repetitive matrix protein 1 isoform X23, which yields MMQINLTGFLNGKNAREFMGELWPLLLSAQENIAGIPSAFLELKKEEIKQRQIEQEKLASMKKQDEDKDKRDKEEKESSREKRERSRSPRRTKSRSPSPAPEKKEKTPELPEPSVKVKEPSVQEATSTSDILKVPKPEPIPEPKEPSPEKNSKKEKEKEKARPRSRSRSKSRSRTRSRSPSHTRPRRRHRSRSRSYSPRRRPSPRRRPSPRRRTPPRRMPPPPRHRRSRSPVRRRRRSSASLSGSSSSSSSSRSRSPPKKPPKRTSSPPRKTRRLSPSASPPRRRHRPSPPATPPPKTRHSPTPQQSNRTRKSRVSVSPGRTSGKVTKHKGTEKRESPSPAPKPRKVELSESEEDKGGKMAAADSVQQRRQYRRQNQQSSSDSGSSSSSEDERPKRSHVKNGEVGRRRRHSPSRSASPSPRKRQKETSPRGRRRRSPSPPPTRRRRSPSPAPPPRRRRTPTPPPRRRTPSPPPRRRSPSPRRYSPPIQRRYSPSPPPKRRTASPPPPPKRRASPSPPPKRRVSHSPPPKQRSSPVTKRRSPSLSSKHRKGSSPSRSTREARSPQPNKRHSPSPRPRAPQTSSSPPPVRRGASSSPQRRQSPSPSTRPIRRVSRTPEPKKIKKVASPSPQSVRRVSSSRSVSGSPEPAAKKPPAPPSPVQSQSPSTNWSPAVPVKKAKSPTPSPSPPRNSDQEGGGKKKKKKKDKKHKKDKKHKKHKKHKKEKAVAAAAAAAVTPAAVAAATTTLAQEEPVAVPEPKKETESEAEDNLDDLEKHLREKALRSMRKAQVSPQS from the exons ATGATGCAAATCAACCTGACTGGATTTTTGAATGGAAAAAATGCTCGAGAATTTATGGGAGAACTGTGGCCCCTGCTGCTAAGTGCACAAGAAAACATCGCAGGAATCCCTTCTGCTTTCCTAgaactgaagaaagaagaaataaaacaaagacag ATTGAACAAGAAAAATTGGCATCTATGAAAAAGCAAGATGAAGACAAAGATAAAAGggataaggaagaaaaagaaagcagcagaGAAAAAAGGGAGAGGTCTCGTAGCCCAAGAAG AACCAAGAGCCGGAGTCCTTCCCCTGctccagaaaagaaggaaaaaactccAGAGCTCCCAGAACCTTCAGTGAAAGTAAAAGAACCTTCAGTACAAGAGGCTACTTCTACTAG TGACATTCTGAAAGTTCCCAAACCTGAACCTATACCAGAGCCTAAAGAAccttctccagaaaaaaattctaaaaaagaaaaggagaaggagaaggccCGACCACGATCTCGGTCACGCTCCAAATCAAGATCCCGGACGCGGTCCCGCTCTCCTTCTCACACTCGACCTAGACGGCGCCATAGATCCCGATCAAG ATCGTATTCACCTAGAAGGCGGCCAAGCCCAAGAAGGCGGCCATCTCCTCGGAGAAGAACTCCACCAAGAAGAATGCCTCCTCCACCAAGGCATAGAAGGAGTAGATCGCCTGTAAGAcg AAGAAGACGTTCTTCAGCATCCTTGTCTGGGAGTAGCTCATCATCCTCTTCATCTCGTTCACGGTCACCACCAAAGAAGCCTCCCAAGAGGACATCCAGCCCCCCTCGGAAAACTCGTAGGTTATCTCCTTCAGCAAGTCCTCCAAGGCGAAGGCACAGGCCATCACCTCCTGCAACTCCACCACCCAAAACTCGGCATTCCCCAACACCCCAGCAGTCAAACCGTACAAGAAAAAGTCGTGTTTCCGTGTCTCCAGGGAGAACTTCAGGTAAAG TGACAAAACATAAAGGTACTGAGAAAAGAGAATCCCCTTCACCAGCACCGAAGCCTAGAAAAGTAGAGTTATCTGAATCGG AAGAAGATAAAGGTGGCAAAATGGCTGCAGCAGATTCTGTGCAGCAGAGACGCCAATACAGACGACAAAACCAGCAGTCTTCATCTG ActctggctcctcctcctcctcagaagATGAACGACCCAAGAGGTCCCATGTGAAGAATGGTGAGGTTGGCAGGCGGCGGAGACATTCCCCTTCCCGGAGTGCTTCTCCATCACCACGAAAGCGGCAAAAAGAGACTTCCCCTCG TGGTAGACGGAGGAGAAGTCCATCCCCACCACCCACCAGAAGGCGACGGTCTCCTTCTCCCGCCCCTCCTCCTCGACGGCGCAGGACTCCCACACCACCACCACGACGAAG GactccttctcctcccccacgCCGGCGCTCACCTTCTCCTAGAAGATACTCTCCTCCAATACAGAGGAGATACTCTCCTTCTCCACCTCCAAAGAGAAGAACGGCTTCACCTCCTCCCCCTCCTAAACGAAGAGCATCACCATCTCCACCACCAAAGCGGCGGGTCTCCCATTCTCCACCTCCCAAACAAAGAAGCTCCCCAGTCACCAAGAGACGTTCACCTTCATTATCATCCAAGCATAGGAAAGGGTCTTCCCCAAGCCGATCTACCCGGGAGGCCCGATCACCACAACCAAACAAACGGCATTCGCCCTCACCACGGCCTCGAGCTCCTCAGACCTCCTCAAGTCCTCCACCTGTTCGAAGAGGAGCGTCATCATCACCCCAAAGAAGGCAGTCCCCGTCTCCAAGTACTAGGCCCATTAGGAGAGTCTCCAGGACTCCGGAacctaaaaagataaaaaa GGTTGCTTCCCCAAGCCCACAGTCTGTAAGGAGGGTCTCATCCTCCCGATCTGTCTCCGGGTCTCCTGAGCCAGCAGCTAAAAAGCCCCCAGCACCTCCATCCCCTGTCCAGTCTCAGTCACCATCTACAAACTGGTCACCAGCTGTACCGGTCAAAAAGGCCAAAAGCCCAACACCGAGCCCATCACCGCCAAGA AATTCAGATCAAGAAGGaggtggaaagaaaaagaagaaaaagaaggacaagaaacacaaaaaggaTAAGAAGCACAAGAAGCACAAAAAACACAAGAAGGAAAAGGCTGTggctgcagctgctgcagctgctgtgacCCCTGCAGCCGTTGCAGCTGCCACAACCACATTAGCACAGGAAGAGCCGGTGGCAGTGCCAGAGCCGAAGAAG gagactgAAAGTGAAGCTGAAGATAACCTTGATGATTTAGAAAAGCACCTGCGTGAAAAGGCCCTGAGATCAATGAGGAAGGCCCAAGTGTCCCCACAGTCTTAG